The Scylla paramamosain isolate STU-SP2022 unplaced genomic scaffold, ASM3559412v1 Contig130, whole genome shotgun sequence sequence ACATTCCATACAGTGCGGGTGTATTGTTTTGCATGGATAAACTGTAGTGAAGTGTTTGCGAAGTGAGCGAGTGTCTGtgtagtgaagtgaagtgtgCCCCCAGTGCAGTGTTCTCCCGAGTGTGCGTATGCAGGGTTAAGCTTCGACTCCGGTCAGGCGCTGGACGGGTGACCGCCCGCTCCCCCCAGTGCCTAGGATTAGCcccaacagtgtgtgtgttagtgctgTGCAGCAAGACCTTGGTGAAGTATTAGTGTTGTGTGCCCAGTGCAGTGCTTCTTACGCAGCTCCGGCTGCGTTAGTGCACACCAAGTGTGCAGTGCTGTGCCCCGGCGTAAGGAATCCTCGCCACGGGGCATGGGTGACCAGCCCGTTTTTaggcgcgagtactctaacctcgtcggtagctctgcgagcaagtagtgaattttgggaaaaacggctatatatacgcgagatcagatcggcccagagcgcgtctggaccaatcaggacgctcgctgaggtggcgactcctgatcctgagtaggcacgctaatatatataccacttttcaactgagaaaacgcacacactGAGGACGGCAGTAAGGACTGACGAGCAGTAAGGACGTGCTCCTTCCCATCTCCAAGAAGACGCCGCTGAAGAGGCAGAAGACACCGAAGAAACCCTAGAAGAAGCCTTGAAGAGTCTAAATAGGTCGCCAAGAGCGCCTCCCTCTCCAGCAGGACATCTAAGGGCAAGACGAATCGTCTCCGGGCGACTCTGGCCCCTCCAAGGGCGTCTACGACAGGAGAAAACAGGGCAGCTCCAATAGGGAATCATCAGCAGGGGTTGCTGCGCGCACCGCGCCGCACTGCACTGCACTACCCTGCACTGGCCAAAATCATACTTACCTGGCACAGGAGACACccgaaaaagaaggaaacttcCTTGGCCTTTATCGCATCGCTTCCACCGGTGCTCCCTCGGCACCCAGGCCCCCATCATCCACTTCTGCCACCACACAGTGCCAGGCAATTGCCCTCTCCACTCCAGTGCCACTTCAGTGCCAGCGTGCCACAAGGTTGAGCTACAAGTGCCAGTGCCAGCAACAGTCTACACACTCACCAAGCGAAGACCAGGCCTCCACAAACAACTCAACGCAGCAGTGAGAAGTCTCCAGAAGTGTTCTCAACCACTACAGTGCCAGTCGATAaccccttcccccccttcccACCACAGTGCCCAGGATGTACTCTCCTCTCCGCCCCCCCCTTCCTAGTGCCCAGGAAGAATCCCCTTCACCCCACAGTGACGTTCTCCCGAGTGCCGTGATGTGCTACCCACCCTTCTACAGTGCCCAGGATTAATCCCCCAGTGCCCAGGAATACTACCCCTATCCCCCACAACCCCACAGTGTCTCAGTGACGTGTTCCATAGTGCCGCGATGTCTTTCCCGCCCCTCCACAGTGACCAGGATTGAACTCCCTGTCCCAGTGTGCCCTcttaccctccccttccccacccccaaccccccaccctcccacccccaccccccctaccctcccacccccacccccaccccaacccccccaccccccatcccCCTCGTCCCAGTGTTTCTGCCCTAGTGTTCCCTGTCCTGTGACCCTCAGTGACCCTCAGTGCCACCCCCTTCACCGCGCGGAGAAATGCTTGGCCCTGGATAAGGCACTACTTAGCAGCAATGACTCGGGTGCGAATAAAGCATGCCCGGGCCAATGACCTCGCCACTCGGCGAAGGCTCCTGCATATTCTGGCCCCAGAGGTGAAGATTACCCGTCTGATCCCAGCACGTGATGCCATAATTGTGATCACAGGATCAATGCAAGATGCTGACTTAATCTTCAGTTCTGGGAAACATGAGAAACTCACCGAGGATGGCTTCAGCGCACTCATGCCCCCTACCCTTCGGGCTCAACGATCGGTGGTCTGCACTAGACTGGACGATCTTGTGTACGAGCATGATGCAAACGAAATCCTGGACGAAGTCGAAAAGGAACAGAGTTGGGCAAAAGTCCAAGAAGTTTACAAGTTCCCACGCACCAAGAATGTGAAGATCACCTTCAAGACGAGTGACATGGCCAAGAAAGCTACTGAAACGGGACTGTTGATGTTCTGCATGTCTATCCCCCCATCCCAAGTGCACCAAGAAGAGTACATAGAGCTCATAACATGTAACCGTTGTTATGCAGTGGAGGATCATGTTACAAGGCTCTGTAACAAACCCCAGGGGTACTCAATGTGCTCCAATTGTGCCAAGGAGGGGCATCAGCACTGGGAATGCAGAACCCAGGAACGAAGATGCATCAACTGTAACGAAGCACACCATGCGACGGCAATGAAATGCATGGTGAGGAAGCAAGCCCTcagggaaaaacaaaatagcCTGAGACAGAAGAGGATACAAGGAGCAACTACAACCTATGCACAGGCTACAACTACTAATGGTATCCCTGACTCAACTGGCCAACACATGACCGGCTTAATGTGCCTCCTACATGCACATCTGGCCAATGTAGCAGAGCCAGGATCCTTCCAAAAAACTCTTTCCGAGAGCTTGGCAAAAAATGGGATCCCTGAGGTTAAACTTGCGCCTATCAAGAACACGGCAGCCCTTATCACAGCCCTGACTGCAGGAAAAAGTGCCCCCGTCCCTCCTCCCCAGAGAAGTGTCGTCGAACAAGAACAGGCAGTCACAGCCGAAAGAATAAGCGCGGAAAACACACTCCAGGTACAGGAAGACTCAGACGGGGACTCCACATCTCCAG is a genomic window containing:
- the LOC135099448 gene encoding uncharacterized protein LOC135099448 — its product is MIGQEQSSASPLAVRTRLRALLSANQRPAARPTFSLVRLTRVKLRLRSGAGRVTARSPQCLGLAPTETPEKEGNFLGLYRIASTGAPSAPRPPSSTSATTQCQAIALSTPVPLQCQRATRLSYKCQCQQQSTHSPSEDQASTNNSTQHAQEYYPYPPQPHSVSVTCSIVPRCLSRPSTVTRIELPVPVCPLTLPFPTPNPPPSHPHPPYPPTPTPTPTPPPPIPLVPVFLP